A window of the Streptomyces sp. JB150 genome harbors these coding sequences:
- a CDS encoding sigma-70 family RNA polymerase sigma factor, whose protein sequence is MRDDEAVTAPGAIGALVHRAVDGDEQATHDLLAHVHPLALRYCRTRLSRLPGDARHFVEDLAQEVCVAVLLALPRYKDTGRPFEAFVFAIAAHKVADLQRAAMRHPGSTAVPSDEMPERPDDSLGPEERALLSSDAEWAKKLLANLPENQRELLLLRIAVGLTAEETGQMLGMSPGAVRVAQHRALSRLRALAEQ, encoded by the coding sequence ATGCGCGACGACGAGGCGGTCACGGCCCCCGGGGCGATCGGCGCGCTCGTTCATCGCGCCGTCGACGGGGACGAGCAGGCCACGCATGATCTGCTCGCCCATGTCCACCCGCTCGCGCTGCGCTACTGCCGCACCCGGCTGTCCCGGCTGCCCGGCGACGCCCGGCACTTCGTGGAGGACCTGGCGCAGGAGGTCTGCGTCGCCGTCCTCCTCGCGCTGCCGCGCTACAAGGACACCGGCCGCCCCTTCGAGGCGTTCGTCTTCGCGATCGCCGCGCACAAGGTCGCCGACCTGCAGCGGGCCGCGATGCGCCACCCGGGATCGACGGCGGTGCCCTCCGACGAGATGCCGGAGCGGCCGGACGACTCCCTCGGCCCGGAGGAGCGCGCGCTGCTCAGCAGCGACGCGGAATGGGCCAAGAAACTGCTCGCGAACCTCCCCGAGAACCAGCGCGAGCTGCTGCTGCTGCGGATCGCCGTGGGGCTCACGGCAGAGGAGACCGGCCAGATGTTGGGAATGTCACCCGGGGCCGTCCGGGTGGCCCAGCACCGCGCCCTGAGCCGGCTGCGCGCGCTCGCCGAGCAGTAA
- the guaB gene encoding IMP dehydrogenase: MTANVDGVPGKFATLGLTYDDVLLLPGPSDMAPDEIDTASYVSKNVRVNIPLLSAAMDKVTESRMAIAMARQGGVGVLHRNLSIEDQANQVDLVKRSESGMVTDPITIHPDATLAEADALCARFRISGVPVTDGDKKLLGIVTNRDMAFETDRTRRVREVMTPMPLVTGKVGISGPDAVELLRKHKIEKLPLVDDEGVLKGLITVKDFVKAEKYPNAAKDAEGRLIVGAAVGVAGDAFERAQALIEAGVDFIVVDTAHGHSRLVGDMIAKIKSNSSGVDVIGGNVATRDGAQALVDAGADGIKVGVGPGSICTTRVVAGVGVPQVTAIYEAAQAARAAGVPVIGDGGLQYSGDIAKALVAGADTVMLGSLLAGCEESPGELLFINGKQFKSYRGMGSLGAMQSRGDRKSFSKDRYFQEGVASDEQLIPEGIEGQVPYRGPLSSVVHQLVGGLRQSMFYVGGKTVPELQERGRFVRITSAGLKESHPHDIQMTVEAPNYSRK; encoded by the coding sequence ATGACTGCCAACGTCGACGGAGTGCCCGGAAAATTCGCGACACTCGGGCTGACCTACGACGACGTGCTGCTGCTGCCGGGCCCGTCGGACATGGCACCCGACGAGATCGACACCGCCTCGTACGTCTCCAAGAACGTGCGGGTGAACATCCCGCTGCTGTCCGCCGCCATGGACAAGGTCACCGAGTCCCGGATGGCCATCGCGATGGCCCGCCAGGGCGGCGTCGGCGTGCTGCACCGCAACCTGTCCATCGAGGACCAGGCCAACCAGGTCGACCTGGTGAAGCGCTCCGAGTCCGGCATGGTGACCGACCCGATCACCATCCACCCGGACGCCACGCTCGCCGAGGCGGACGCGCTGTGCGCGCGGTTCCGCATCAGCGGTGTCCCGGTCACCGACGGCGACAAGAAGCTGCTGGGCATCGTCACCAACCGCGACATGGCCTTCGAGACCGACCGCACCCGCCGGGTGCGCGAGGTCATGACGCCGATGCCGCTGGTCACCGGCAAGGTCGGCATCTCCGGCCCGGACGCCGTCGAGCTGCTGCGCAAGCACAAGATCGAGAAGCTGCCGCTGGTCGACGACGAGGGTGTCCTCAAGGGCCTGATCACGGTCAAGGACTTCGTCAAGGCGGAGAAGTACCCGAACGCCGCCAAGGACGCCGAGGGCCGGCTCATCGTCGGTGCCGCGGTCGGTGTCGCCGGTGACGCGTTCGAGCGCGCCCAGGCGCTGATCGAGGCGGGCGTCGACTTCATCGTCGTCGACACCGCGCACGGCCACTCCCGCCTGGTCGGCGACATGATCGCCAAGATCAAGTCGAACTCCTCCGGCGTCGACGTCATCGGCGGCAACGTCGCCACGCGGGACGGCGCCCAGGCCCTGGTCGACGCGGGCGCGGACGGCATCAAGGTCGGTGTCGGCCCCGGCTCGATCTGCACCACCCGCGTGGTCGCCGGCGTCGGCGTCCCGCAGGTCACCGCGATCTACGAGGCCGCGCAGGCGGCCCGCGCGGCCGGTGTCCCGGTCATCGGCGACGGCGGCCTGCAGTACTCCGGCGACATCGCCAAGGCCCTGGTCGCGGGCGCCGACACGGTGATGCTCGGCTCGCTGCTCGCGGGCTGCGAGGAGTCCCCGGGCGAGCTGCTGTTCATCAACGGCAAGCAGTTCAAGTCGTACCGCGGCATGGGCTCGCTGGGCGCCATGCAGTCCCGCGGCGACCGCAAGTCGTTCTCCAAGGACCGCTACTTCCAGGAGGGCGTCGCCTCCGACGAGCAGCTGATCCCCGAGGGCATCGAGGGCCAGGTGCCCTACCGCGGCCCGCTGTCCTCCGTCGTCCACCAGCTGGTGGGCGGCCTGCGCCAGTCGATGTTCTACGTCGGCGGCAAGACCGTGCCCGAGCTGCAGGAACGCGGCCGGTTCGTGCGGATCACCTCGGCGGGCCTCAAGGAGAGCCACCCGCACGACATCCAGATGACGGTCGAGGCGCCGAACTACAGCCGCAAGTAG
- a CDS encoding GuaB3 family IMP dehydrogenase-related protein, whose product MTEIEIGRGKRGRRAYAFDDIAVVPSRRTRDPKEVSIAWQIDAYRFELPFLAAPMDSVVSPATAIRIGELGGLGVLNLEGLWTRYEDPQPLLDEIVGLDAETATRRLQEIYAAPIKEELIGQRIKEVRDSGVVTAAALSPQRTAQFSKAVVDAGVDIFVIRGTTVSAEHVSSSHEPLNLKQFIYELDVPVIVGGCATYTAALHLMRTGAAGVLVGFGGGAAHTTRNVLGIQVPMATAVADVAAARRDYMDESGGRYVHVIADGGVGWSGDLPKAIACGADAVMMGSPLARATDAPGRGHHWGMEAVNEELPRGKKVGLGTVGTIEEILTGPSHTPDGSMNFFGALRRAMATTGYSELKEFQRVEVTVADSQHSR is encoded by the coding sequence GTGACTGAGATCGAGATCGGGCGCGGCAAGCGCGGCCGCCGGGCGTACGCCTTCGACGACATCGCCGTCGTCCCCAGCCGCCGTACGCGGGACCCGAAGGAGGTCTCGATCGCCTGGCAGATCGACGCCTACCGCTTCGAGCTGCCCTTCCTGGCGGCCCCCATGGACTCGGTCGTCTCGCCGGCCACGGCCATCCGGATCGGCGAGCTGGGCGGCCTCGGCGTGCTCAACCTCGAGGGCCTGTGGACGCGGTACGAGGACCCGCAGCCGCTGCTGGACGAGATCGTCGGCCTGGACGCCGAGACGGCGACCCGCCGCCTCCAGGAGATCTACGCCGCGCCGATCAAGGAGGAGCTGATCGGGCAGCGCATCAAGGAGGTGCGCGACTCGGGCGTGGTCACCGCGGCCGCGCTCTCCCCGCAGCGCACCGCCCAGTTCTCCAAGGCCGTGGTGGACGCGGGCGTGGACATCTTCGTCATCCGCGGCACCACGGTGTCGGCGGAGCACGTGTCGTCCTCGCACGAGCCGCTGAACCTGAAGCAGTTCATCTACGAGCTGGACGTCCCGGTGATCGTCGGCGGCTGCGCCACGTACACCGCCGCCCTGCACCTGATGCGCACGGGCGCGGCGGGCGTGCTGGTCGGCTTCGGCGGCGGCGCCGCGCACACCACGCGCAACGTGCTGGGCATCCAGGTGCCGATGGCGACCGCCGTGGCGGACGTGGCGGCGGCCCGCCGGGACTACATGGACGAGTCCGGCGGCCGGTACGTGCACGTGATCGCGGACGGCGGCGTCGGCTGGTCCGGCGACCTGCCCAAGGCGATCGCCTGCGGCGCCGACGCGGTCATGATGGGCTCCCCGCTGGCCCGCGCCACCGACGCGCCCGGCCGCGGCCACCACTGGGGCATGGAGGCGGTCAACGAGGAGCTGCCGCGCGGCAAGAAGGTCGGCCTCGGCACGGTCGGCACCATCGAGGAGATCCTCACCGGTCCGTCCCACACCCCGGACGGCTCGATGAACTTCTTCGGGGCCCTGCGCCGCGCCATGGCCACCACCGGCTACAGCGAGCTGAAGGAGTTCCAGCGGGTCGAGGTCACGGTCGCGGACTCGCAGCACAGCCGCTAG
- a CDS encoding nucleotide sugar dehydrogenase, giving the protein MPADLAVIGLGPLGLPLAQAAVAAGIPTVGYRTGPEPGSLSPAELRRMLSGGFRHAVGPAELGRVRTAVICPPTPRAADGGLDLSQVETAARTLAPRLRPHTTVILESPVHPGTTEEFLRPLLEEGSGLRAGRDFHLAYSPSRVDPGNRAFTPANTPKVIGGLTPACTESAAAFYGRLTDKVVRARGTREAEAVQLLEANYRHVNIALVNEMAVLCHDLGVDLWDVIRCAETKPFGFQAFRPGPGVGGHAVPQDLIGQAGRGLRMVELARQVNEQMPRYVVQRAAALLNEHGKSARGARVLLLGVTYKPDLGDQQGTPAREIAVRLMELGASVSYHDPLVPSWSVLDRPVPRADTLYEAAADADLTILLQHHRTYDLQGLSVKAQLLLDTRGATPTGAAHRL; this is encoded by the coding sequence ATGCCCGCAGATCTCGCCGTCATCGGACTCGGCCCGCTCGGCCTTCCGCTGGCTCAGGCCGCCGTCGCCGCCGGCATCCCCACCGTCGGCTACCGGACCGGCCCGGAGCCCGGCTCGCTCAGCCCCGCCGAACTGCGCCGGATGCTCTCGGGGGGCTTCCGGCACGCCGTCGGCCCCGCCGAACTCGGCCGGGTGCGCACCGCGGTCATCTGCCCGCCCACCCCGCGCGCCGCGGACGGCGGGCTCGACCTGAGCCAGGTGGAGACGGCCGCCCGCACCCTGGCGCCGCGGCTGCGCCCGCACACCACGGTCATCCTGGAGTCACCCGTGCACCCGGGCACCACGGAGGAGTTCCTGCGCCCCCTGCTGGAGGAGGGTTCCGGGCTCCGCGCGGGCCGCGACTTCCACCTGGCCTACTCCCCCAGCCGGGTCGACCCCGGCAACCGCGCCTTCACCCCCGCCAACACCCCCAAGGTGATCGGCGGCCTCACCCCTGCGTGCACCGAGTCGGCCGCCGCCTTCTACGGCCGGCTCACCGACAAGGTGGTCCGCGCGCGCGGGACCCGCGAGGCGGAGGCGGTCCAGCTGCTGGAGGCCAACTACCGGCACGTCAACATCGCCCTGGTCAACGAGATGGCCGTGCTCTGTCACGACCTCGGCGTCGACCTGTGGGACGTCATCCGCTGCGCGGAGACCAAACCGTTCGGCTTCCAGGCCTTCCGCCCCGGCCCCGGCGTCGGCGGCCACGCCGTCCCCCAGGACCTCATCGGGCAGGCGGGGCGCGGCCTGCGCATGGTGGAGCTGGCCCGGCAGGTCAACGAGCAGATGCCGCGCTACGTCGTCCAGCGCGCCGCCGCCCTCCTCAACGAGCACGGCAAGTCGGCGCGCGGCGCGCGCGTGCTGCTGCTCGGCGTGACCTACAAGCCCGACCTCGGTGACCAGCAGGGCACCCCCGCGCGGGAGATCGCCGTACGGCTGATGGAGCTGGGCGCGTCCGTCAGCTACCACGACCCCCTCGTGCCGTCCTGGAGCGTCCTGGACCGTCCGGTGCCCCGCGCGGACACCCTCTACGAGGCGGCGGCCGACGCCGACCTCACGATCCTCCTCCAGCACCACCGCACCTACGACCTGCAGGGCCTGTCCGTGAAGGCGCAGCTCCTGCTGGACACCCGCGGGGCGACCCCGACGGGCGCCGCGCACCGGCTCTGA
- a CDS encoding glycerol-3-phosphate dehydrogenase/oxidase yields the protein MRTGTLGPAQRAESLASMAEHELDLLVVGGGVVGAGTALDAVTRGLSTGLVEARDWASGTSSRSSKLIHGGLRYLEMLDFALVREALKERGLLLERLAPHLVKPVPFLYPLQHKGWERLYAGSGVALYDAMSMARGHGRGLPVHRHLSRRHALRVAPCLKKDALVGALQYYDAQMDDARFVATLVRTAVAYGAKAANRARVTGFLREGERVVGARVQDVEAGGEYEIRAKQIVNATGVWTDDTQAMVGERGRFHVRASKGIHLVVPKDRIHSTTGLILRTEKSVLFVIPWGRHWIVGTTDTDWDLDKAHPAASSADIDYLLEHVNSVLAVPLTRDDVEGVYAGLRPLLAGESDATSKLSREHTVAHPVPGLVVVAGGKYTTYRVMAKDAVDEAVHGLDLRVAECVTEDIPLLGAEGYRALWNARARIAQRTGLHVVRVEHLLNRYGSLAEEVFDLIAGDSSLGEPLPGAEDYLRAEVVYAASHEGARHLDDVLTRRTRISIETFDRGTRCAREAAALMAPVLGWGKDQIEREVQHYEKRVEAERESQRQPDDLTADAARLGAPDIVPL from the coding sequence GTGAGGACAGGGACCCTGGGGCCGGCGCAGCGCGCCGAGTCGCTGGCATCGATGGCCGAGCACGAGCTGGACCTGCTGGTCGTGGGCGGTGGGGTGGTGGGCGCGGGCACGGCGCTGGACGCCGTCACCCGCGGTCTGTCCACCGGTCTGGTCGAGGCCCGCGACTGGGCGTCGGGCACGTCGAGCCGGTCCAGCAAGCTGATCCACGGCGGACTGCGCTATCTGGAGATGCTCGACTTCGCACTCGTGCGCGAGGCACTGAAGGAGCGCGGCCTGCTGCTGGAGCGGCTCGCCCCGCACCTGGTCAAACCGGTCCCGTTCCTCTATCCCCTCCAGCACAAGGGCTGGGAGCGGCTGTACGCCGGGTCGGGCGTCGCGCTCTACGACGCGATGTCCATGGCCCGCGGGCACGGCCGCGGCCTGCCCGTGCACCGGCACCTGAGCCGCCGTCACGCCCTGCGCGTGGCGCCCTGCCTGAAGAAGGACGCGCTCGTCGGCGCGCTCCAGTACTACGACGCGCAGATGGACGACGCCCGCTTCGTGGCCACCCTGGTGCGCACCGCGGTGGCCTACGGCGCGAAGGCCGCCAACCGCGCGCGGGTCACCGGCTTCCTGCGCGAGGGCGAACGGGTCGTCGGCGCGCGCGTGCAGGACGTCGAGGCGGGCGGGGAGTACGAAATCCGCGCCAAGCAGATCGTCAACGCCACCGGGGTGTGGACCGACGACACCCAGGCGATGGTGGGGGAGCGCGGCCGGTTCCACGTCCGCGCTTCCAAGGGCATCCACCTCGTCGTGCCCAAGGACCGCATCCACTCCACCACCGGGCTGATCCTGCGCACCGAGAAGTCCGTGCTGTTCGTCATCCCCTGGGGGCGGCACTGGATCGTCGGCACCACCGACACCGACTGGGACCTCGACAAGGCCCACCCCGCCGCCTCCAGCGCCGACATCGACTACCTGCTCGAACACGTCAACTCCGTCCTCGCGGTGCCCCTCACCCGCGACGACGTGGAGGGCGTCTACGCGGGCCTGCGCCCGCTGCTGGCCGGCGAGTCCGACGCCACCAGCAAGCTCTCGCGCGAGCACACCGTCGCCCACCCGGTGCCCGGCCTGGTCGTGGTGGCGGGCGGCAAGTACACGACGTACCGGGTCATGGCCAAGGACGCGGTCGACGAGGCGGTGCACGGACTCGACCTGCGGGTCGCCGAGTGCGTCACCGAGGACATCCCGCTGCTCGGCGCGGAGGGCTACCGCGCGCTGTGGAACGCGCGGGCGCGCATCGCCCAGCGCACCGGGCTCCATGTCGTACGCGTGGAACACCTGTTGAACCGGTACGGCTCCCTGGCCGAGGAGGTGTTCGACCTCATCGCCGGTGACTCCTCGCTGGGCGAGCCGCTGCCCGGCGCCGAGGACTATCTGCGCGCGGAGGTCGTCTACGCCGCCTCCCACGAGGGCGCCCGGCACCTGGACGACGTCCTGACCCGGCGCACCCGCATCTCCATCGAGACCTTCGACCGCGGCACCCGCTGCGCCCGCGAGGCCGCCGCGCTGATGGCCCCCGTGCTGGGCTGGGGCAAGGACCAGATCGAACGCGAGGTCCAGCACTACGAGAAGCGGGTCGAGGCCGAACGCGAGTCGCAGCGCCAGCCGGACGACCTGACGGCGGACGCGGCGCGCCTGGGGGCGCCGGACATCGTGCCGCTGTAG
- a CDS encoding serine/threonine-protein kinase: MSEAERAGTSRQETRQDNSERLLAGRYRLGDVLGRGGMGTVWRAVDETLGRTVAVKELRFPSNIDEDEKRRLITRTLREAKAIARIRNTSAVTVYDVVDEDDRPWIVMELVEGKSLAEVIREDGLLEPRRAAEVGLAILDVLRSAHREGILHRDVKPSNVLIADDGRVVLTDFGIAQVEGDPSITSTGMLVGAPSYISPERARGHKPGPAADLWSLGGLLYAAVEGTPPYDKGSAIATLTAVMTEPLEEPKNAGPLRDVIYGLLTKDPAQRLDDAGARAMLKAVINAPATAGPEPADATKVVPLPAQPGTPATGGGRRGEEAAERLRGALRSARKAAAGTGVAAADRGTSGSGTGSPAGTPAGASAPAATTGPASPTTRTPGHAGTGNTTATGRGSGWPVMTPPPDMPARPVPRAPLTDVVPRRTLVVIAVAVVVAVLGVVLALTLGGDDDGTNQSQDAGKTASAGASADAGTKGDPSGGVRTDGSATGSAGSTPGATASDGGAGADDSGKESGKETGKDSASGSGKDDDIAAESTHRGGQGYSIGLPDGWKYRSSDAAGDRFTGPDGQKLLIGWTSTPKDDPVADWKNQERFMVRAQYDRIRIEQVDYRGWNTADWEFTYVDGGTKYRTIDRGFVVDDDQGYALMYTAKAAKWDSELRGITWRTFTKTFEPKA, encoded by the coding sequence ATGTCGGAGGCGGAGCGGGCGGGGACATCTCGTCAGGAGACTCGTCAGGACAACAGCGAGCGTCTCCTCGCCGGTCGGTACCGGCTGGGAGACGTGCTCGGCCGCGGAGGCATGGGCACGGTCTGGCGCGCCGTGGACGAGACCCTGGGCCGGACGGTCGCCGTCAAGGAGCTGCGGTTCCCGTCGAACATCGACGAGGACGAGAAACGCCGGCTGATCACGCGCACGCTGCGCGAGGCCAAGGCCATCGCGCGGATCCGCAACACCAGCGCGGTGACGGTCTACGACGTGGTCGACGAGGACGACCGCCCGTGGATCGTGATGGAGCTGGTCGAGGGCAAGTCGCTCGCCGAGGTGATCCGCGAGGACGGCCTGCTGGAGCCGCGGCGCGCCGCCGAGGTCGGCCTCGCCATCCTCGACGTGCTGCGCTCCGCGCACCGTGAGGGCATCCTGCACCGCGACGTGAAGCCGTCCAACGTGCTCATCGCCGACGACGGCCGGGTCGTGCTCACCGACTTCGGTATCGCCCAGGTCGAGGGCGACCCGTCCATCACCTCCACCGGCATGCTCGTCGGCGCCCCCTCGTACATCTCCCCGGAGCGCGCCCGGGGCCACAAGCCCGGCCCCGCCGCCGACCTGTGGTCCCTCGGCGGACTGCTCTACGCGGCGGTGGAGGGCACTCCGCCGTACGACAAGGGGTCCGCCATCGCCACGCTCACCGCGGTGATGACCGAGCCCCTGGAGGAGCCGAAGAACGCGGGCCCGCTGCGGGACGTCATCTACGGCCTGCTCACCAAGGACCCGGCCCAGCGGCTCGACGACGCGGGCGCACGGGCCATGCTCAAGGCCGTCATCAACGCGCCGGCGACCGCCGGACCGGAACCGGCCGACGCCACCAAGGTCGTCCCGCTGCCGGCCCAGCCGGGCACCCCGGCCACCGGTGGCGGAAGGCGCGGCGAGGAGGCGGCCGAGCGGCTGCGCGGCGCCCTGCGCTCCGCGCGCAAGGCCGCGGCGGGCACGGGCGTCGCGGCGGCGGACCGCGGCACCTCCGGCTCCGGCACCGGCTCCCCGGCCGGCACCCCCGCCGGAGCCTCCGCCCCGGCCGCGACGACCGGCCCGGCCAGCCCGACGACCCGGACACCGGGCCACGCCGGCACGGGCAACACCACCGCGACCGGCCGCGGTTCGGGCTGGCCCGTGATGACGCCGCCGCCGGACATGCCCGCGCGTCCCGTGCCCCGGGCGCCGCTCACCGACGTCGTGCCCCGGCGGACCCTGGTCGTCATCGCGGTCGCCGTGGTCGTCGCGGTGCTCGGTGTCGTCCTGGCCCTGACGCTCGGCGGCGACGACGACGGCACCAACCAGTCCCAGGACGCCGGGAAGACGGCCTCCGCGGGCGCGAGCGCGGACGCCGGCACCAAGGGCGACCCGAGCGGCGGTGTGCGCACCGACGGCTCGGCGACCGGCTCGGCCGGCTCCACGCCGGGTGCCACGGCGAGCGACGGCGGGGCCGGCGCGGACGACTCCGGGAAGGAGTCCGGCAAGGAGACCGGCAAGGACTCCGCGAGCGGCTCCGGCAAGGACGACGACATCGCCGCCGAGTCCACCCACCGGGGCGGGCAGGGCTACTCGATCGGCCTGCCCGACGGCTGGAAGTACCGGTCGTCGGACGCGGCGGGCGACCGCTTCACCGGCCCCGACGGCCAGAAGCTCCTCATCGGCTGGACCAGCACGCCCAAGGACGACCCGGTCGCGGACTGGAAGAACCAGGAGCGCTTCATGGTCCGCGCGCAGTACGACCGGATCCGGATAGAGCAGGTGGACTACCGGGGCTGGAACACGGCCGACTGGGAGTTCACCTACGTCGACGGCGGCACCAAGTACCGGACGATCGACCGAGGTTTCGTGGTCGACGACGACCAGGGCTACGCGTTGATGTACACGGCGAAGGCCGCCAAGTGGGACAGCGAGCTGCGCGGAATCACCTGGCGGACCTTCACGAAGACCTTCGAACCCAAGGCGTGA